One Bacteroidales bacterium genomic window, ACCTTTGGTTAGTAATAAAAATTTTTCCGCCAACGCCTTCAAAACCTAAAAAATGATTTGCCGGACGAGTAATTTCAATTATTTCGTTGTCCTTTAGTTCCAAATTTATTTTGAACATGTATAAATTATTTAAATATCATTTCACTTTTAAGTATTTGGTTATTATTGAATTGATAGTTTTTCCGTTTATAGGTTTTGAAATAAAATTATCGCAACCGGCTGCTTTTGCTTTGTCTTTATCTTCCTGTGTTGTGTATGCGGTTTGAACAACTATCGGTAATTTCGGACGAAATTTTTTTATAAGTTTCGTTGCTTCATATCCGTTCATTACAGGCATTTTTATATCCATCAAAACAAGGTCTATATCAGAATTATCTTTGCAAATTTTCACAGCTTCTTGCCCGTGTTTTGCATGTATTGTTTTAATATAATCTTCAAAATCTTTTATTAAAGCTTTCAGATATAAATAATTTACGTCTTCATCTTCTACTATTAATATTGAATGTTTATTTTGCTTTTCAAGTGCCATTATTATTCATATTTTTGAATAACTTAATATCAATTATTAACTGATAAAGGGAAACTAAAAATAAATTTACTTCCCTTTCCGACTTCACTTTCTACCCGAATTTTTCCGCCGTGTTTTTCAACAAATTCTTTGCATAACATTAAGCCCAAGCCTGTTCCCACTTCATCTTCGGTCCCTTTTGTTGAAACATTTTCGGATATTGTAAATAACTGAGCTAATGTTTCTTTTGCAATACCAATTCCGTTATCTTTTACAGATATTTCCGCAAAGCTGTGTTTGTTTTTATCTGTTACCGAATGTGCTTTTATAGTTATTTTGCCGCCTTTTGGTGTAAATTTTATTGCATTCGATATCAAATTCCGTAAAATAGTCAGAAACATATTCTCGTCTGCTTCTATATAAAGATCCTTCGGTATTTGGTTTGACAATGTAATTGATTTGCTTTCAGATGATTGAATAAGCAGTTCAATAGTATTAGCAGAAAGTAAATATAGGTTTCTGTTTTCAGGATAAAAATCAATAGTTCCTCTTTGAGCACGCGACCAAAGAAGTAAATTTTCGAGTAATTTATAAGTGTTCTGTACACTTTGTTGTATAATGTTAATATATTCCTTTTTCTCTTTATTATTGTATTTATCAAAGTTTCTGATCAGTAAATCGGAAAAACCAAGCATTAAGTTAAGCGGGTTTTTAAGATCATGAGCAATAATTGAGAAAAATTTATCTTTTTCTGCATTTAATTTCCGCATTTTTTGTTCGTTCTCTTTGAGAGTTTGTTCTGCTTTTTTTCTGTCAGTAATATCTCTTACAATTCCTTCAACACCGATATAATTTCCGTTACTGTCCAATAAAATATTTGCAGTTGTTTCAACATACAATTCAGATCTGTCTTTTTTATACAAAACAGTTCGATAGTTTTTTACTTTTCCGGTTTTTTTTAATAAAGTAACAAACTTGGCTCGTTCGTTTGGATTTTGATATAAAATTTCAAGAGAATTACCAATTATTTCATCCATGCTTGAATAACCAAAAGTTTTTATAGCAGACGGACTTACCATAATTATTTTCCCTTCGGCATCTGCCCTGTAATAAATATCAGTTAAATTATCAATAATATTTTTGTACTTTTTTTCGCTTTTTTGCAGAGCCTCTTTTGCCGACTTGTTTTCTGAAATATCCCTGCTGACGCCAATTACTGCACTTACTTTTCCTGATTTGTCTAATATCGGATTTAATCCGGTATTGATAAACAATTTTAAATCCCTTATCTCTAATATTGAATCTATTGTTTTTGATTCGGATGTCTCAAAAACGTATCGTAATCTTTTTTCAAATATTTCAGAAATGTGAGCCGGAAATAAATCAGAAACTTGTTTACCAATTATATTTTCTTCTTTGTCTCCAATCAATTCACAGGCTGCCCGGTTTAGTGTAATTACTCTTAGTTCAGGATCTATCAGAAAAATAAAATCTGACATATTTTTTAACAAAGCACGAAATTTTTCTTCACTTTCTTTTAAAGTTTTTTCAGCTTTTTTACGTTCGGTTATATCCTCTCCTGAGCACAAAAATCCTATGATATTTCCGTTTTTATCTCTGTCGGGAACATTATGCCAATGAATAATTCTTTCTTCTCCGTTTTTTGTTAAAATAGGATTTTCATTGTATTCATTTTCGTTAATTTTTCCGGAAAGCAGTTTTTTTGATAAATTAATAATTTCATTTTTATATTGATCAGGAATATAGTTATCAAACCAGTTTTTACCAAGCATTTCACTTTCTTTATATCCGAATATTTCACATGTTTTCTTGTTAACAAGTGTTACAATTCCTTTGGTATCAATACCCAGGAACATAATACCTGATAAGTCTAAAAATAATTTTGAATTATTATTATTTTTCAGAATTTCTAATTCTTTTTCTAATTCTTGGTAAGAAGGTTTTGGTTTCATTTTATTGCTGTTAAATCTAACAAAATATAAATTATGCTGAACAGACTAATTTGCAGGTAATTTTTTATCTGTTGAATAATAGCTGCACACAGCAAAACAATATTTAGGCATAGAATCTACCATAAGTTAAAAAGATACTTATCCGTAAATAGTAAAAATAGTTTAAAAAAACGATACAAACAAATTTTATAATATGAGTTGAAGTAAAATGAATTTTAAAGTTGCTTTTTAAGCTCCTGAAAAAACATACAATATTCCGATAAAATCAGTACATCTTTTGAAATCAAAATAACAAATCGTATATTTGAACAAAATGTTTTATCATTAAATATTTTCATATGCAAAATTATATCGACCAAAAATTATGTAAACAATGCAAATTATGCATTGAAGTTTGCCCCGTCAATATTATTGCAAACGGAGATAAAGTTCACTTCCTTGATGAAAAAATACATATATGCCTCAAATGCGGACAATGTATGGCAATTTGCAGCACAAAAGCCATTCAAATTGAAGGTATTTCCTATGATAAAGATCTGTTTGATTTGCCTGAATCTACCATAAACCACGATGAATTTATAAACTTTACTGCAAACAGAAGATCAGTCAGGAACTTTAAAATCAAACCGGTAGAGGATGAATTGATTAAGAAAATTTTAGAAGCTGTTCAATATGCACCAAACGGATCCCATCCGGATAAAATGAATATTACTGTTGTTAATGACAGAAAACTCATTGAATCACAATTGCCTGCCATGTCAAAGTTCTTGGATGATATTGTTAAGTGGATGGAAAACCCGTTAATGTCAAGGATTATCAAATTAAAAAAAGGTATTGAAACATTCAACACACTTAAAAATCATTTATATCCGATTGCAAAATCAGGTAATTATAAATTAGAATTTGGTGACAGGATATCAAGAGGAGCTCCGGCCATTATAATTTTCCATGCAGATAAAGGAGCTGAAGAACACAGCGATAATTCTCTTATTTGGGCAACTTATGCAATGATGGCAGCACAATCTCTCGGATTGGGAGCAACTATAGTAAGCCTTGTTCCTGCTGTTATTAATAAAGTTAAAGAAGTTCGTGAAGCATTTAAAATTCCCGAAGAACATGAAACGGTAGTTTCAGTTATTGTCGGGTATCCGAAATATAAATACAAAAGGGGAATAAAAAGAACATCGCATACTATTCATTTTTAAAACATCAACAAATATTTTTGGAGTTTAATTAATTATTAATAACTTGAAATTTTATTTTATTCATTTTAAAATCAATTATGAAAACAGTATTTCTTTTTTTATCGGGACTTATTCTTATCGTATCATGTACAAATGAAGAACCAAAGGAAATCAAACAATACACAATTGATCAATTTTATAAGAATATAAGCATGGCCGGAGGCGTATTTTCGGAAGACGAATCTAAACTGCTCGTAAGCAGTAATGAGTCAGGGATTTATAATGTTTATGAGATAAACATTGCCGACTGTTCAAAGAAACAATTGACACACTCAACAATTGAATCCTTCATTGCCGTTGATTATCTTCCGGCGAGTAATAAAATATTATACTCTGCAGATAAAGGAGGAAATGAGATCAGTCATATATATCTGTTAAACAAAGACGGAAGTTCTGAAGATCTTACTCCGGGAGAAAAAGAAAAAGCCTATTTCGGAGGATGGAGTAAGGATAAAAATTTTATGTATTTTTTATCAAATAAGCGAGATCCGAAATTTTTTGATTTTTATAAAATGTCTATTGAGGATCGTACAACAAAAATGATATATCAAAATGCAGAAAATCTTGATTTTGAAGATATCTCTGATGATGAAAATATCATAGCATTGAACAAATCAATTACTACCAGTGAAAATCAATTATTCTTGTATGATCGAACTACCAAGAAAATGACAGAGATATCTGAACCTGAAGCAAAAGGGAATTATTTCGGTTCAGGTTTCAGTAATGATAATGATCATTTTTACTATATCACAAATAAAGGAAAGGAGTTCATATATTTAGTGGATTATACGATCAGTACGGCTGAAAAGAAAATCATCTTTGAACCTGATTGGAATATAATGTACAGCTACTTAAGCGAAAAAGAAAAATACAGAATAACAGCGATAAATGAAGACGGAAGAAACAGCCTGATTATTATGAATAAAGAAACCAATGAGGAAGTTGAATTCCCGGAGGTTACAGATGGGGATATATTGTCTGTTTCTATTTCTGACAGTGAAAAAAATATGCGATTAACTGTCGGGACTTCAAAATCACCTTCGAATTATTACATATATAATTTTGACAGCAAGGAATTAAAATGCATTACTGATAATCTCAATCCGGAGATAAATCCGGAAGATCTTGTTGTTGCTGAAGTCATACGATATAAATCCTTTGACGAATTGGAAATCCCGGCAATATACTACAAGCCTTTAAATGCTTCCGTAAACAATAAAGTACCGGCATTGGTATGGGTACATGGCGGACCGGGCGGACAATCAAGAGTAGGCTATTTTGCAATGATCCAATATCTGGTAAATCACGATTATGCCATACTTGCAGTAAACAATAGAGGTAGTAGCGGGTACGGAAAAACTTTTTACAAAGCTGATGACAGAAATCATGGTGATAAGGATCTCAAAGATTGTATCTGCGGTAAAAAATGGCTGCAAACTCATGATTATATTGATCATGATAAGATCGGAATAATCGGAGGAAGCTACGGCGGTTATATGACAATGGCTGCAATGACTTTTGAACCTGATGAGTTCAAAGTAGGTGTGAACCTGTTTGGGGTTACGAATTGGCTTAGAACCTTAAAATCCATGCCTCCCGATTGGGAATCCTTTAAAAAAGCACTCTATGAGGAAATGGGTGATCCTAATACCGATGATTCCGTTCGATTGTATAATATTTCACCGGTGTTTCATGCACATAAGGTAAAAAACCCTGTTATGGTATTACAAGGTGCAAATGATCCCAGAGTATTGCAAATTGAATCAGATGAGATTGTTGAAGCTGTCAAAAAGAATAATGTACCTGTTGAATATATTATTTTTCCGGATGAAGGACATGGTTTCAGAAAAAAAGAAAACCAAATTAAAGGCTATGGAAAAATATTGAAATTCCTTGATAAATATTTGAAAGAAGTTGAGGATGAAATTGAAACAGAATAAATTTAATACTCATATTTGCACAGCACTTTAATGTTGCTTTACAACTTATAAGTATCATGGCAAGTTTAGCACTGCTTGATCACAAATCGCTTTAATTTAATGCCGTGGCACGCTGCAGCCTGCCATGGTTTACTGCCGATACACTGACAATTTTTCTTCGGAATTCATTATTTGAGTCCGCTCCGAAAAGTCTTTTTTTTGCCACAAAGTCACGAAAACACAAAAACTCACAAAAAATAAAATGCTGATAACAAGCTCTTTGTGGATTTTAGTGATTTGGTGTTTTAGTGGCATCTTCATCTTTTTACCTTTTCGGAGTGCTCTCTTATTTTGTGTCTTTAGCTTAAATATTCTCATCAAATTTATTTATATTCCAAAATATTAATCGTATATTTGCGATGAACTATAAATAACAAATGAAGAAACCAGAA contains:
- a CDS encoding PAS domain-containing sensor histidine kinase; amino-acid sequence: MKPKPSYQELEKELEILKNNNNSKLFLDLSGIMFLGIDTKGIVTLVNKKTCEIFGYKESEMLGKNWFDNYIPDQYKNEIINLSKKLLSGKINENEYNENPILTKNGEERIIHWHNVPDRDKNGNIIGFLCSGEDITERKKAEKTLKESEEKFRALLKNMSDFIFLIDPELRVITLNRAACELIGDKEENIIGKQVSDLFPAHISEIFEKRLRYVFETSESKTIDSILEIRDLKLFINTGLNPILDKSGKVSAVIGVSRDISENKSAKEALQKSEKKYKNIIDNLTDIYYRADAEGKIIMVSPSAIKTFGYSSMDEIIGNSLEILYQNPNERAKFVTLLKKTGKVKNYRTVLYKKDRSELYVETTANILLDSNGNYIGVEGIVRDITDRKKAEQTLKENEQKMRKLNAEKDKFFSIIAHDLKNPLNLMLGFSDLLIRNFDKYNNKEKKEYINIIQQSVQNTYKLLENLLLWSRAQRGTIDFYPENRNLYLLSANTIELLIQSSESKSITLSNQIPKDLYIEADENMFLTILRNLISNAIKFTPKGGKITIKAHSVTDKNKHSFAEISVKDNGIGIAKETLAQLFTISENVSTKGTEDEVGTGLGLMLCKEFVEKHGGKIRVESEVGKGSKFIFSFPLSVNN
- a CDS encoding nitroreductase family protein, producing MQNYIDQKLCKQCKLCIEVCPVNIIANGDKVHFLDEKIHICLKCGQCMAICSTKAIQIEGISYDKDLFDLPESTINHDEFINFTANRRSVRNFKIKPVEDELIKKILEAVQYAPNGSHPDKMNITVVNDRKLIESQLPAMSKFLDDIVKWMENPLMSRIIKLKKGIETFNTLKNHLYPIAKSGNYKLEFGDRISRGAPAIIIFHADKGAEEHSDNSLIWATYAMMAAQSLGLGATIVSLVPAVINKVKEVREAFKIPEEHETVVSVIVGYPKYKYKRGIKRTSHTIHF
- a CDS encoding response regulator: MALEKQNKHSILIVEDEDVNYLYLKALIKDFEDYIKTIHAKHGQEAVKICKDNSDIDLVLMDIKMPVMNGYEATKLIKKFRPKLPIVVQTAYTTQEDKDKAKAAGCDNFISKPINGKTINSIITKYLKVK
- a CDS encoding prolyl oligopeptidase family serine peptidase produces the protein MKTVFLFLSGLILIVSCTNEEPKEIKQYTIDQFYKNISMAGGVFSEDESKLLVSSNESGIYNVYEINIADCSKKQLTHSTIESFIAVDYLPASNKILYSADKGGNEISHIYLLNKDGSSEDLTPGEKEKAYFGGWSKDKNFMYFLSNKRDPKFFDFYKMSIEDRTTKMIYQNAENLDFEDISDDENIIALNKSITTSENQLFLYDRTTKKMTEISEPEAKGNYFGSGFSNDNDHFYYITNKGKEFIYLVDYTISTAEKKIIFEPDWNIMYSYLSEKEKYRITAINEDGRNSLIIMNKETNEEVEFPEVTDGDILSVSISDSEKNMRLTVGTSKSPSNYYIYNFDSKELKCITDNLNPEINPEDLVVAEVIRYKSFDELEIPAIYYKPLNASVNNKVPALVWVHGGPGGQSRVGYFAMIQYLVNHDYAILAVNNRGSSGYGKTFYKADDRNHGDKDLKDCICGKKWLQTHDYIDHDKIGIIGGSYGGYMTMAAMTFEPDEFKVGVNLFGVTNWLRTLKSMPPDWESFKKALYEEMGDPNTDDSVRLYNISPVFHAHKVKNPVMVLQGANDPRVLQIESDEIVEAVKKNNVPVEYIIFPDEGHGFRKKENQIKGYGKILKFLDKYLKEVEDEIETE